From one Bos taurus isolate L1 Dominette 01449 registration number 42190680 breed Hereford chromosome 24, ARS-UCD2.0, whole genome shotgun sequence genomic stretch:
- the MC4R gene encoding melanocortin receptor 4 yields MNSTQPLGMHTSLHSWNRSAHGMPTNVSESLAKGYSDGGCYEQLFVSPEVFVTLGVISLLENILVIVAIAKNKNLHSPMYFFICSLAVADMLVSVSNGSETIVITLLNSTDTDAQSFTVDIDNVIDSVICSSLLASICSLLSIAVDRYFTIFYALQYHNIMTVKRVAITISAIWAACTVSGVLFIIYSDSSAVIICLITVFFTMLALMASLYVHMFLMARLHIKRIAVLPGSGTIRQGANMKGAITLTILIGVFVVCWAPFFLHLIFYISCPQNPYCVCFMSHFNLYLILIMCNSIIDPLIYALRSQELRKTFKEIICCSPLGGLCDLSSRY; encoded by the coding sequence ATGAACTCTACCCAGCCCCTTGGGATGCACACCTCTCTCCACTCCTGGAACCGCAGCGCCCACGGAATGCCCACCAATGTCAGTGAGTCCCTGGCAAAAGGCTACTCGGACGGGGGGTGCTATGAGCAGCTCTTTGTCTCTCCCGAGGTGTTTGTGACTCTGGGGGTCATCAGCTTGTTGGAGAATATTCTGGTGATCGTGGCCATAGCCAAGAACAAGAATCTGCACTCACCCATGTACTTTTTCATCTGCAGCCTGGCTGTGGCTGACATGTTGGTGAGCGTTTCCAACGGGTCGGAAACCATTGTCATCACCCTGCTGAACAGCACGGACACGGACGCGCAGAGCTTCACGGTGGATATTGACAATGTCATTGACTCGGTGATCTGTAGCTCCTTGCTTGCCTCCATCTGCAGCTTGCTGTCGATCGCGGTGGACAGGTACTTCACTATCTTCTATGCGCTCCAGTACCATAACATCATGACGGTGAAGCGGGTGGCGATCACCATCAGCGCCATCTGGGCAGCCTGCACGGTGTCGGGCGTCTTGTTCATCATTTACTCAGACAGCAGTGCTGTTATCATCTGCCTCATCACCGTGTTCTTCACCATGCTGGCTCTCATGGCGTCTCTCTATGTCCACATGTTCCTCATGGCCAGACTCCACATTAAGAGGATCGCGGTCCTGCCAGGTAGCGGCACCATCCGCCAGGGCGCCAACATGAAGGGGGCGATTACCCTGACCATACTGATCGGGGTCTTTGTTGTCTGCTGGGCCCCCTTCTTCCTGCACCTGATATTCTACATCTCTTGTCCCCAGAACCCATACTGTGTGTGTTTCATGTCTCACTTTAACCTGTACCTCATCCTCATCATGTGCAATTCCATCATTGACCCTCTGATTTATGCCCTGCGGAGCCAAGAACTGAGGAAAACCTTCAAAGAGATCATTTGTTGCTCTCCTCTAGGTGGCCTCTGTGATTTGTCTAGCAGATATTAA